In a single window of the Novosphingobium sp. IK01 genome:
- a CDS encoding RluA family pseudouridine synthase, with protein MGGNDELLTGTLDVAGRIDKALAQSSGLSRERVKALLDEGRVDVDGKAVRQASLKVEAGATFTVRVPAAAPAEAVAQDIPLRVTYEDDALIVIDKPAGMVVHPAAGNPDGTLVNALLHHCRGQLSGIGGVARPGIVHRIDKDTSGLLVVAKTDAAHEGLARQFADHSIERAYKAITAGHPVPAAGTIRGAIARSNHDRKKMALVEDGRGKHAVTHYRTLRPLSGAALVECRLETGRTHQVRVHLASIGHSLLGDPVYGRAPSRIRPILARLGFVRQALHAAELGFLHPISGERLHFTSSTPVDMQELIVELSGS; from the coding sequence ATGGGGGGTAACGACGAACTTCTGACCGGCACGCTCGATGTGGCCGGGCGTATCGACAAGGCGCTGGCGCAGTCCAGCGGGCTTTCGCGCGAGCGCGTCAAGGCGCTGCTCGACGAAGGGCGCGTGGATGTGGACGGCAAGGCCGTGCGGCAGGCCTCGCTCAAGGTCGAGGCCGGGGCCACGTTCACCGTGCGGGTGCCCGCCGCCGCCCCTGCCGAGGCCGTGGCGCAGGACATTCCCTTGCGCGTGACCTATGAAGACGATGCGCTGATCGTCATCGACAAGCCTGCCGGGATGGTCGTCCATCCGGCGGCGGGCAACCCGGACGGTACGCTCGTCAATGCGCTGCTCCACCATTGCCGGGGGCAGCTTTCGGGGATCGGCGGGGTGGCCCGGCCCGGCATCGTCCACCGGATCGACAAGGATACCTCGGGCCTGCTGGTCGTCGCCAAGACCGATGCCGCGCACGAGGGGCTCGCCCGCCAGTTCGCCGACCATTCGATCGAGCGGGCCTACAAGGCGATCACCGCCGGGCATCCGGTGCCTGCGGCGGGCACGATTCGCGGGGCGATCGCCCGCTCGAACCATGATCGCAAGAAGATGGCGCTGGTCGAGGACGGGCGGGGCAAGCACGCGGTCACGCATTACCGCACGCTCAGGCCGCTTTCGGGGGCTGCGCTGGTCGAGTGCCGGCTCGAAACGGGGCGAACCCACCAGGTGCGCGTTCACCTTGCATCAATAGGTCACTCTCTATTGGGTGATCCTGTTTATGGACGTGCGCCTTCCCGTATCCGCCCGATTCTGGCGCGACTCGGCTTTGTCCGACAGGCGCTGCATGCGGCCGAACTGGGGTTCCTTCACCCGATCAGCGGCGAACGCCTGCATTTCACCAGCTCGACGCCGGTCGATATGCAGGAACTGATTGTCGAATTGAGCGGTTCTTGA
- a CDS encoding RidA family protein: MSITRIEEGPRMSEAVVHNGVVYLAGQVGEAGQSVAEQTATALAEIERLLVLAGSSKAHMLTAMVWLADMADFEEMNSAWDAFVAGVPKPTRATGQSSLADPAWRVEIVVTGAVK; encoded by the coding sequence ATGTCCATCACCCGGATCGAAGAAGGCCCGCGCATGAGCGAAGCCGTGGTCCACAACGGCGTCGTCTATCTCGCCGGGCAAGTCGGCGAGGCAGGCCAGAGCGTGGCCGAGCAGACCGCCACCGCCCTTGCCGAGATCGAGCGCCTGCTCGTGCTGGCCGGCAGCAGCAAGGCCCACATGCTGACCGCGATGGTCTGGCTGGCCGACATGGCCGACTTCGAGGAGATGAACAGCGCCTGGGACGCCTTCGTCGCCGGCGTTCCCAAGCCCACCCGCGCCACCGGCCAGTCGAGCCTTGCCGACCCGGCCTGGCGCGTGGAAATCGTCGTCACCGGCGCGGTGAAGTAA
- a CDS encoding nucleotide sugar dehydrogenase encodes MQPRIGVVGLGYVGLPLAVAFARKFEVVGFDVSAHRIATLRDHHDYTGEVSTQDLAASRLVLTDDPAQLGTCPVIIVTVPTPVDESRRPDFTPVRMACETLGKVIARGTVIVFESTVYPGATEEVCAPVIEAVSGLKAGVDFKLGYSPERINPGDKEHPFEKIVKVVAGEDGPTLDLLADLYGAVVEAGIHKASSIKVAEAAKVIENTQRDINIALMNEISKICDLVGIRTSEVLAAAGTKWNFLRFYPGLVGGHCIGVDPYYLTAKAEQLGYHPQVILAGRRINDGMGAYIAQRTVKMLAATGRALGQARVGILGLTFKENVPDIRNSKVEDIWRELKDFGIDPLIHDPMADPAAAAHEFGVTLSSLEAFTDLDAVIYAVSHRDYAAMGGAAISAMLRPGGVLVDVKSALSPDALAPGVRYWSL; translated from the coding sequence ATGCAACCCAGAATCGGTGTGGTCGGGCTGGGCTATGTGGGGCTGCCGCTGGCGGTGGCCTTTGCGCGCAAGTTCGAGGTGGTGGGCTTTGACGTGAGCGCCCATCGCATCGCCACCTTGCGCGACCATCACGACTATACCGGCGAAGTTTCGACGCAGGATCTGGCCGCCTCGCGCCTCGTGCTGACCGACGATCCGGCGCAGCTGGGCACCTGCCCGGTGATCATCGTGACCGTGCCCACCCCGGTCGACGAGAGCCGCCGCCCCGATTTCACCCCCGTTCGCATGGCCTGCGAGACATTGGGCAAGGTGATCGCGCGCGGCACGGTGATCGTCTTTGAATCGACCGTCTATCCCGGCGCGACCGAGGAAGTCTGCGCGCCGGTGATCGAGGCGGTCTCGGGCCTGAAGGCCGGGGTCGATTTCAAGCTCGGCTACAGCCCCGAGCGGATCAATCCGGGCGACAAGGAGCACCCGTTCGAGAAGATCGTCAAGGTCGTGGCCGGAGAGGATGGGCCCACGCTCGACCTTCTGGCCGATCTCTATGGCGCGGTCGTCGAGGCGGGCATCCACAAGGCCAGCTCGATCAAGGTGGCCGAGGCCGCCAAGGTGATCGAGAACACCCAGCGCGACATCAACATCGCCTTGATGAACGAGATTTCCAAGATCTGCGACCTTGTCGGCATCCGCACCAGCGAGGTTCTGGCCGCGGCGGGCACCAAGTGGAACTTCCTGCGCTTCTATCCCGGCCTCGTGGGCGGGCACTGCATCGGGGTCGATCCCTACTACCTGACCGCCAAGGCCGAGCAACTGGGCTATCACCCGCAGGTGATCCTGGCCGGGCGGCGCATCAACGATGGCATGGGCGCCTATATCGCCCAGCGCACGGTCAAGATGCTGGCGGCCACGGGGCGCGCCCTCGGGCAGGCGCGGGTCGGCATCCTGGGCCTGACGTTCAAGGAAAACGTGCCCGACATCCGCAATTCCAAGGTGGAAGACATCTGGCGCGAGCTGAAGGATTTCGGGATCGATCCGCTGATCCACGATCCCATGGCCGATCCGGCGGCTGCCGCGCACGAATTCGGGGTCACGCTCAGCAGCCTAGAGGCCTTCACCGACCTCGACGCGGTGATCTATGCCGTTTCCCATCGCGACTATGCGGCGATGGGCGGGGCGGCGATTTCCGCGATGCTGCGTCCGGGCGGGGTGCTGGTCGACGTGAAATCGGCGCTTTCGCCCGACGCACTGGCGCCGGGCGTGCGCTACTGGAGCCTGTAA
- a CDS encoding histidine phosphotransferase family protein: MTTSSLDLASLLCSRLCHDLLSPVGALTNGLELLAEEKDPVMRQKCFELLEQSATASANKLRFFRLAFGAAGGFGEMVPVAEARALIDALVAANPRITVQWSMADETLPKSAIKTLLNLSMIGIEALVRGGVLDIAGEVRAHGASGAGLASELVIRASGPRIAFDPLVAQALAGTLPLADLSSRTAPAAMLFQLAQGLGGSFQTHVTADALVLGAVLPVR, encoded by the coding sequence ATGACCACTTCCTCGCTCGATCTCGCCAGCCTGCTCTGCTCGCGGCTCTGCCACGACCTGCTCAGCCCGGTGGGTGCGCTGACCAACGGGCTCGAACTCCTGGCCGAGGAGAAAGACCCGGTCATGCGCCAGAAGTGCTTCGAACTGCTCGAACAGAGCGCCACGGCCTCGGCCAACAAGCTGCGGTTCTTCCGTCTGGCCTTCGGCGCGGCGGGCGGCTTTGGCGAGATGGTCCCCGTGGCCGAGGCACGCGCCCTGATCGACGCGCTGGTCGCCGCCAATCCGCGCATCACCGTGCAATGGTCGATGGCCGATGAAACCCTGCCCAAGTCGGCGATCAAGACCCTGCTCAACCTCTCGATGATCGGGATCGAGGCGCTCGTGCGCGGCGGCGTGCTCGACATCGCGGGCGAAGTGCGCGCCCATGGCGCCTCGGGCGCGGGCCTGGCCAGCGAACTGGTGATCCGCGCCTCGGGCCCGCGCATCGCCTTCGATCCGCTGGTCGCCCAGGCGCTGGCCGGCACCCTGCCGCTGGCCGACCTGTCGAGCCGGACGGCCCCGGCGGCCATGCTCTTCCAGCTCGCGCAAGGGCTGGGCGGCAGCTTCCAGACCCATGTCACCGCCGACGCGCTCGTGCTCGGCGCGGTCCTGCCGGTTCGCTGA
- a CDS encoding N-acetylmuramoyl-L-alanine amidase encodes MNRWLVHREAPSPNFNERRLPVSMAVLHYTGMESAAAALDRLCDPAAEVSAHYLIDEEGTVTRLVDESKRAWHAGRAFWRGITDVNSASVGIELVNPGHEFGYRPFPDAQMEALVPLLADIVRRHDIPRANVVGHSDVAPARKTDPGELFDWDMLARYNLTLARPRPKMRLLYDNEGAFFLALERFGYDVTDKAAAVAAFQRRWRPHKIDGEVDGQIGALLFELLLARDLGHAR; translated from the coding sequence ATGAATCGCTGGCTGGTCCACCGCGAGGCGCCCTCGCCCAACTTCAACGAGCGGCGCCTGCCGGTCTCGATGGCGGTGCTCCACTACACCGGCATGGAGAGTGCAGCCGCCGCGCTCGACCGCCTGTGCGACCCGGCGGCCGAAGTCTCGGCCCACTACCTGATCGACGAGGAGGGCACCGTCACCCGCCTCGTCGACGAGAGCAAGCGCGCGTGGCACGCGGGCCGCGCGTTCTGGCGCGGGATCACCGATGTCAATTCGGCGAGCGTGGGGATCGAACTGGTCAATCCCGGCCACGAATTCGGCTATCGCCCGTTTCCCGATGCCCAGATGGAGGCGCTCGTCCCCCTGCTGGCCGACATCGTGCGCCGCCACGACATCCCGCGCGCCAACGTGGTCGGCCATTCCGACGTGGCCCCGGCGCGCAAGACCGATCCGGGCGAGCTGTTCGACTGGGACATGCTCGCCCGCTACAACCTGACGCTGGCCCGCCCGCGCCCGAAAATGCGCCTGCTCTACGACAACGAGGGCGCGTTTTTCCTCGCCCTCGAACGCTTCGGCTATGACGTGACCGACAAGGCCGCCGCCGTCGCCGCGTTCCAGCGCCGCTGGCGCCCGCACAAGATCGACGGGGAAGTCGATGGCCAGATCGGCGCGCTCCTGTTCGAACTGCTGTTGGCGCGCGACCTCGGCCATGCTAGGTGA
- a CDS encoding efflux RND transporter permease subunit gives MVKLVRYALGQRMTILVFFLAMLVAGGVAFYNLNIEAYPDPVPPMVEIVTQSSGMSAEEIERNITIPIEVQMSGLPNMTAIRAISLFGLSDVKIQFTYDYNYVQAQQQVINRLAQLSQLPGGAVPTISPTSPVGEIYRYRIAAPKGYSVEDLKTLQDWVLQRRFRAIPGVVDVTGVGGKLRSYDVVVDNNRLLAHHMTVGQVISAISNANANVGGQTINFGAQSAIVRGVGLIQSVNALESTLVGRDGTAPVLIRDVASIKIGNMPRNGIAGLNTDDDIVEGIVLMRRGAQSMPTIQGVKAEIEKINTTGVLPPGVRLERVYDRSDLIGVTTHTVMENLVAGVLLIFFLQWAFLGNLRSALIVAATIPFALAFAVLILTIQGESANLLSVGALDFGLVVDATVIMVENIFRHMAERSHHVETHEGGRYTFASRIGSVLSASNEVSRGIFFAAAIIITSFLPLFTLTGVEGHIFGPMAKTYAYAILGGLIATFTVAPALSAMILPDKLDETETWVVSRIRRVYEPVAAFAFKNQVLALGLGGAMVLGAFVGVRTLGVEFLPQLEEGNMYIRASLPAAISLDAGEPAARAIRRDIMKYPEVTSVLSAHGRPDDGTDATGYFNIEYFVPLKPFDEWPKGMDKEKLVAQLSAELKSKYPGVDFSFSQIIEDNVEEAASGVKGANSVKVFGPDLETLEKIAGQIRDQMAKVRGITDLGIFQSLGQPTVRIDVDRVKAARYGLSVGDVNQTVAAAIGGTSPGDLYEPHTDRHFPIMVRLQANQRDSLEAVKRITVGATGPDGSAISVPLSELADIRLTSGASFIYREHQTRYIPIKFSVRDRDLGSAVEEAQQRIAKNVPLPPGYSLEWAGEMSNLKNAVARLEIVVPISLMLMLGLLYMNFRSLRDTLLAFSVIPMAVVGGVLGLMLTGTPFSISAAIGFVALFGIAVMDGILLVTSFNHAMDEGRGRVDALRHATSNCLRPVLMTCLVAAIGLAPAAVATGIGSQVQKPLALVVVGGMTLAPVLILLVLPLLINRFSSRLAGPLKRASAEEGTPETPSEGEPA, from the coding sequence ATGGTCAAACTCGTCCGCTATGCGCTCGGGCAGCGCATGACCATTCTGGTGTTCTTCCTGGCCATGCTCGTGGCCGGTGGGGTCGCCTTCTACAACCTCAACATCGAAGCCTATCCCGACCCGGTTCCCCCGATGGTCGAGATCGTCACCCAGTCCTCGGGCATGTCGGCCGAGGAGATCGAACGCAACATCACGATCCCCATCGAGGTCCAGATGTCGGGCCTGCCGAACATGACCGCGATCCGCGCGATCTCGCTGTTCGGCCTGTCTGACGTCAAGATCCAGTTTACCTACGATTACAACTACGTACAGGCTCAGCAGCAGGTCATCAACCGTCTCGCCCAGCTCTCGCAGCTGCCCGGCGGCGCGGTGCCGACGATCTCGCCGACGAGCCCGGTGGGCGAAATCTACCGCTATCGCATCGCCGCGCCCAAGGGCTACTCGGTCGAAGACCTCAAGACCTTGCAGGACTGGGTGCTCCAGCGCCGTTTCCGCGCCATTCCCGGCGTGGTCGACGTGACCGGCGTGGGTGGCAAGCTGCGCAGCTATGACGTGGTGGTCGACAACAACCGCCTGCTGGCCCACCACATGACCGTGGGCCAGGTGATCAGCGCGATCAGCAATGCCAACGCCAACGTGGGCGGCCAGACCATCAACTTCGGTGCGCAGAGCGCCATCGTGCGTGGCGTGGGCCTGATCCAGTCGGTCAATGCGCTCGAATCGACCCTCGTGGGCCGCGACGGCACCGCGCCGGTGCTGATCCGCGATGTCGCCTCGATCAAGATCGGCAACATGCCGCGCAACGGCATCGCGGGCCTCAACACCGACGACGACATCGTCGAAGGCATCGTGCTGATGCGCCGCGGCGCCCAGTCGATGCCCACGATCCAGGGCGTGAAGGCCGAGATCGAGAAGATCAACACGACCGGCGTGCTGCCGCCCGGCGTCAGGCTCGAACGCGTCTACGACCGTTCGGACCTGATCGGGGTGACCACGCATACGGTCATGGAAAACCTCGTTGCGGGCGTTCTGCTGATCTTCTTCCTCCAGTGGGCGTTTCTGGGCAACTTGCGCAGCGCGCTGATCGTGGCCGCCACGATCCCCTTCGCGCTCGCCTTTGCCGTGCTGATCCTGACCATCCAGGGCGAGAGTGCCAACCTGCTCTCGGTCGGCGCGCTCGACTTCGGCCTCGTCGTCGACGCGACCGTGATCATGGTCGAGAACATCTTCCGCCACATGGCCGAGCGCAGCCACCATGTCGAAACGCATGAAGGCGGGCGCTACACGTTCGCCAGCCGCATCGGCTCGGTGCTCTCGGCCAGCAACGAGGTGAGCCGCGGCATCTTCTTTGCCGCCGCCATCATCATCACCAGCTTCCTGCCGCTGTTCACGCTCACGGGCGTGGAAGGCCACATCTTCGGCCCGATGGCCAAGACTTATGCCTATGCCATTCTGGGCGGGCTGATCGCCACGTTCACCGTGGCGCCCGCGCTTTCGGCGATGATCCTGCCCGACAAGCTCGACGAGACGGAAACCTGGGTCGTTTCGCGCATCCGCCGCGTCTACGAACCGGTCGCCGCCTTCGCGTTCAAGAACCAGGTCCTGGCTCTGGGCCTTGGCGGGGCGATGGTACTCGGGGCCTTTGTTGGCGTGCGCACGCTGGGGGTCGAGTTCCTGCCCCAGCTCGAAGAAGGCAACATGTACATTCGCGCCTCGCTGCCCGCGGCGATCTCGCTCGATGCGGGTGAACCGGCGGCGCGCGCGATCCGCCGCGATATCATGAAGTATCCCGAAGTGACCTCCGTGCTCTCGGCCCATGGCCGCCCCGACGACGGCACCGACGCCACCGGCTACTTCAACATCGAATATTTCGTCCCGCTCAAGCCGTTCGACGAATGGCCCAAGGGCATGGACAAGGAAAAGCTGGTCGCCCAGCTTTCGGCCGAGCTGAAGTCCAAGTATCCGGGCGTCGACTTCTCGTTCTCGCAGATCATCGAGGACAACGTCGAGGAAGCCGCCTCGGGCGTGAAGGGCGCCAACTCGGTCAAGGTGTTCGGGCCCGATCTGGAAACCCTCGAAAAGATCGCGGGCCAGATCCGCGACCAGATGGCCAAGGTGCGCGGGATCACCGACCTCGGCATCTTCCAGTCGCTGGGCCAGCCGACCGTGCGGATCGATGTCGATCGCGTGAAGGCCGCCCGCTATGGCCTGAGCGTGGGCGATGTGAACCAGACGGTGGCTGCGGCCATCGGCGGGACATCGCCGGGCGATCTCTATGAACCCCACACCGACCGCCACTTCCCGATCATGGTTCGCCTCCAGGCCAACCAGCGTGACAGCCTCGAAGCGGTCAAGCGGATCACCGTGGGGGCGACCGGGCCCGATGGCAGCGCGATTTCCGTGCCGCTTTCGGAACTGGCCGACATCCGCCTGACCAGTGGGGCCAGCTTCATCTACCGCGAGCACCAGACGCGCTACATCCCGATCAAGTTCTCGGTCCGCGACCGCGACCTTGGCAGCGCGGTCGAGGAAGCCCAGCAGCGCATCGCCAAAAACGTGCCGCTGCCGCCGGGCTACAGCCTCGAATGGGCTGGCGAGATGAGCAACCTCAAGAACGCCGTCGCCCGCCTCGAAATCGTCGTGCCGATCAGCCTTATGCTCATGCTGGGCCTGCTCTACATGAACTTCCGTTCGCTGCGTGATACGCTGCTGGCCTTCTCGGTGATCCCGATGGCCGTGGTGGGCGGGGTGCTCGGGCTGATGCTGACGGGAACGCCGTTCTCGATCTCGGCGGCGATCGGTTTCGTCGCGCTGTTCGGGATCGCGGTGATGGACGGCATCCTGCTCGTCACCAGCTTCAACCATGCGATGGATGAAGGGCGCGGACGGGTCGATGCGCTGCGCCATGCCACCTCGAACTGCCTGCGTCCGGTGCTGATGACCTGCCTCGTGGCGGCCATTGGCCTCGCGCCGGCGGCGGTGGCCACGGGCATCGGCAGCCAGGTGCAAAAGCCTCTCGCGCTCGTCGTGGTGGGCGGCATGACGCTGGCGCCCGTGCTGATCCTGCTGGTCCTGCCCCTGCTGATCAACCGCTTCTCCAGCCGTCTGGCCGGGCCGCTCAAGCGCGCTTCGGCAGAGGAAGGAACCCCTGAAACGCCCAGCGAGGGAGAACCGGCATGA
- a CDS encoding Mov34/MPN/PAD-1 family protein, with the protein MRSCPPQSIAIHSPAHAAMVEAALRAFPAEACGLLLGKEGHIMEARACANVAPDPLRHFEIDPAALIAAHRASRAGGLAVLGYFHSHPNGLARPSATDARAAAGDGRIWAIIALTDAGPSDVGPSGQDAMLTLWRDTPSGFEPLSYRDADG; encoded by the coding sequence ATGCGCTCCTGTCCCCCGCAATCCATCGCTATCCACAGCCCGGCCCACGCGGCCATGGTCGAAGCGGCCCTCCGCGCCTTCCCCGCCGAGGCCTGCGGCCTCCTGCTCGGAAAAGAAGGACACATCATGGAGGCAAGAGCCTGCGCCAATGTCGCGCCCGATCCGCTGCGCCATTTCGAGATCGACCCGGCCGCGCTGATCGCCGCCCACCGGGCCAGCCGGGCAGGCGGGCTTGCGGTGCTCGGCTATTTCCACTCGCACCCCAACGGCCTTGCCCGCCCCTCGGCCACCGATGCGCGCGCGGCGGCGGGCGACGGGCGGATCTGGGCGATCATCGCCCTGACCGATGCCGGCCCAAGCGATGTCGGCCCGAGCGGACAGGACGCGATGCTTACCCTCTGGCGCGATACACCATCCGGGTTCGAACCGCTTTCCTATCGCGACGCGGACGGGTAA
- the rpoH gene encoding RNA polymerase sigma factor RpoH, which translates to MSNKTAVASAPASVPALGGEASLNRYLSEIRKFPVLTAEQEYMLAKRYQEHGDPQAAAQLVTSHLRLVAKIAMGYRGYGLPVSELISEGNIGLMQGVKKFEPDRGFRLATYAMWWIKASMQEFILRSWSLVKMGTTAAQKKLFFNLRRMKKNLEAFEDTDLSPEDVRKIATDLGVPEQEVVNMNRRMIMGGDASLNVPLREDGEGTWQDWLADDRPLQDETVAEAEEAHVRHDMLVEAMGSLNERERHILTDRRLVDDPKTLEELSQVYNVSRERVRQIEVRAFEKLQKAMQRIAGERHLLPA; encoded by the coding sequence GTGAGCAACAAGACCGCAGTGGCGAGTGCCCCCGCAAGCGTCCCGGCTCTGGGCGGCGAGGCCAGCCTCAATCGCTATCTTTCCGAAATCCGCAAGTTTCCGGTGCTGACGGCCGAGCAGGAATACATGCTCGCCAAGCGCTATCAGGAACATGGGGATCCCCAGGCCGCAGCGCAACTCGTGACCAGCCACCTGCGACTCGTGGCCAAGATCGCGATGGGCTATCGCGGCTATGGCCTGCCCGTGTCCGAGCTGATTTCCGAAGGGAACATCGGCCTGATGCAGGGCGTCAAGAAATTCGAGCCCGACCGGGGTTTCCGTCTGGCGACTTATGCGATGTGGTGGATCAAGGCCTCGATGCAGGAATTCATCCTGCGCTCGTGGAGCCTGGTCAAGATGGGCACCACCGCCGCGCAGAAGAAGCTGTTCTTCAACCTGCGGCGGATGAAGAAGAACCTCGAAGCCTTCGAGGACACCGATCTTTCGCCCGAGGACGTCCGCAAGATCGCCACCGATCTGGGCGTGCCCGAGCAGGAAGTGGTCAACATGAACCGGCGCATGATCATGGGTGGCGATGCCAGCCTGAACGTGCCGCTGCGCGAGGACGGCGAGGGCACCTGGCAGGACTGGCTGGCCGATGACCGCCCGTTGCAGGACGAGACCGTGGCCGAGGCCGAGGAAGCCCATGTCCGCCACGACATGCTGGTCGAGGCGATGGGCAGCCTGAACGAGCGCGAGCGTCATATCCTGACCGACCGCCGTCTGGTCGACGATCCCAAGACGCTGGAGGAACTCAGCCAGGTCTACAACGTGAGCCGCGAGCGCGTGCGCCAGATCGAGGTGCGCGCCTTCGAAAAGCTCCAGAAGGCCATGCAGCGCATCGCGGGCGAACGGCACCTGCTGCCGGCCTGA
- a CDS encoding efflux RND transporter periplasmic adaptor subunit — MTRARQIRVLALSVAAVALVAAGASGLRAWLHQPEPAPVALPAGEVQLTDSQVSSLKIEAVAADDGFARTGASGQIAVDDTRSTPVFLPYSGQVQKVFVQNGDRVSAGSPLLSVRTTDIADARNALAAALAQRTAAAAQVRVANDNAARAEEVYRTAGGALKDLQQARSDLVAAQSQVGIADAAVTAARAKLSVFGANGGSGGEAVLRAPIGGVVVTRAIAQGQYVSGGTAGGSTPSFLIADLSQVWLVAQVAESDASRVHLGDKVVVTATAYPGRTFDATINNIAAQIDPVSHRLQVRATIPNPDGALKPQMFANFTIETPDKEVMAQAVTPHLLSLPVEAVIHEGDSARVWVWLGHGRVKERDVVTGESHDGRITILSGLNPGEKVVTEGAIFVNEAGLD; from the coding sequence ATGACCCGTGCCCGGCAGATCCGGGTGCTGGCGCTGTCCGTTGCTGCCGTGGCCCTCGTGGCGGCTGGCGCTTCGGGCCTTCGCGCCTGGCTTCACCAGCCCGAGCCTGCCCCTGTCGCGCTGCCCGCCGGTGAAGTCCAGTTGACCGACAGCCAGGTGTCGAGCCTCAAGATCGAGGCCGTGGCCGCCGACGATGGCTTTGCCCGCACCGGCGCGAGCGGCCAGATCGCGGTCGACGATACGCGTTCAACCCCGGTGTTCCTGCCCTATTCGGGGCAGGTCCAGAAGGTCTTCGTGCAGAACGGCGACCGAGTGAGCGCGGGCAGCCCGCTGCTCTCGGTGCGCACGACCGACATTGCCGACGCGCGCAACGCGCTCGCCGCCGCGCTAGCCCAGCGCACCGCTGCCGCCGCGCAAGTCCGCGTGGCCAATGACAACGCCGCCCGCGCCGAGGAAGTCTACCGCACCGCCGGTGGCGCGCTCAAGGACCTGCAACAGGCCCGCAGCGACCTCGTTGCCGCGCAGAGCCAGGTCGGCATTGCCGACGCTGCGGTCACCGCCGCGCGCGCCAAGCTCTCGGTGTTCGGCGCCAATGGCGGTTCGGGCGGCGAGGCCGTTCTGCGCGCGCCGATCGGCGGCGTGGTGGTCACCCGCGCGATTGCGCAGGGGCAATATGTGAGCGGCGGGACGGCGGGCGGCTCGACGCCCTCGTTCCTGATCGCCGATCTCAGCCAGGTCTGGCTGGTGGCGCAAGTGGCCGAAAGCGACGCCTCGCGCGTGCATCTGGGCGACAAGGTGGTGGTTACCGCCACGGCCTATCCGGGCCGCACGTTCGACGCCACGATCAACAACATCGCCGCGCAGATCGATCCGGTCTCGCACCGCCTTCAGGTCCGCGCGACGATCCCCAACCCGGACGGTGCGCTCAAGCCGCAGATGTTCGCCAATTTCACCATCGAGACGCCCGACAAGGAAGTCATGGCGCAGGCGGTTACCCCCCATCTGCTCAGCCTGCCGGTCGAGGCGGTGATCCACGAGGGTGACAGCGCCCGCGTGTGGGTCTGGCTCGGCCATGGCCGGGTCAAGGAACGCGACGTGGTCACCGGCGAGAGCCATGACGGGCGCATCACCATTCTCTCGGGCCTCAATCCGGGCGAGAAGGTCGTGACCGAGGGCGCCATCTTCGTGAACGAGGCTGGGCTCGACTGA